Proteins encoded within one genomic window of Brassica rapa cultivar Chiifu-401-42 chromosome A09, CAAS_Brap_v3.01, whole genome shotgun sequence:
- the LOC103837579 gene encoding cyclin-D4-1 isoform X1 yields MAEHLEQSLLCTETTNVGDEDNGMIVDKVLISQMGFPLESQEIIREMMEKEKQHLPSDDYIKRLRSGDLDLNARRTEALNWIWKACEEHQFGPLCVCLSVNYLDRFLSVHDHPNIDKAWTMQLLAVACLSLAAKIEETEVPLLIDLQVGDPQFMFEPKSIQRMELLVLNRLEWRLRAITPCSYIRYFLRKMSKCDQEPSNTLISRSLQVIASKTKGIGFLDFRPSEVAAAVALSVSGEMHTVHFDNSPLFSLLQKERVKKIGDMIGSDGSGLCSQTPNGVLEVSASCFSFKTHDSSSSSHTTHLS; encoded by the exons ATGGCAGAACATCTAGAACAGAGTCTTTTGTGTACAGAGACCACCAACGTTGGCGATGAAGACAACGGCATGATTGTTGACAAAGTTCTGATTTCTCAGATGGGTTTTCCATTAGAGAGCCAAGAGATTATCAGAGAGatgatggagaaggagaagcaGCATTTGCCAAGTGATGATTACATCAAGAGACTCAGAAGTGGAGATTTGGATTTGAATGCCAGAAGAACAGAAGCTCTGAACTGGATTTGGAAG GCTTGTGAAGAGCACCAGTTTGGACCATTGTGTGTTTGCTTATCAGTGAACTACTTGGACCGGTTCTTGTCGGTCCATGATCACCCT AATATTGACAAAGCTTGGACAATGCAGTTGCTGGCTGTGGCTTGTTTATCCTTGGCAGCCAAAATTGAAGAAACTGAAGTCCCATTGTTAATAGATCTTCAG GTTGGAGATCCTCAGTTTATGTTTGAGCCTAAATCAATCCAAAGAATGGAGCTTTTGGTGTTGAACAGATTGGAATGGAGATTGAGAGCGATAACTCCATGCTCATACATAAGATATTTCCTGAGAAAGATGAGTAAATGTGATCAAGAGCCATCCAACACATTGATATCCAGATCACTACAAGTGATAGCCAGCAAAACCAAAG GTATTGGCTTTTTGGATTTTAGACCTTCTGAAGTTGCTGCTGCAGTGGCACTTTCTGTTTCTGGAGAAATGCACACAGTTCACTTTGACAACTCTCCTCTTTTCTCACTACTTCAAAAG GAGAGAGTGAAGAAAATTGGGGATATGATAGGGAGTGATGGCTCAGGCTTATGTTCACAAACACCAAATGGGGTTTTAGAAGTATCAGCTTCTTGTTTCAGCTTTAAGACtcatgattcttcttcttcctcccatACAACACATCTTTCCTAA
- the LOC103837579 gene encoding cyclin-D4-1 isoform X4, with amino-acid sequence MAEHLEQSLLCTETTNVGDEDNGMIVDKVLISQMGFPLESQEIIREMMEKEKQHLPSDDYIKRLRSGDLDLNARRTEALNWIWKACEEHQFGPLCVCLSVNYLDRFLSVHDHPNIDKAWTMQLLAVACLSLAAKIEETEVPLLIDLQVGDPQFMFEPKSIQRMELLVLNRLEWRLRAITPCSYIRYFLRKMSKCDQEPSNTLISRSLQVIASKTKDLLKLLLQWHFLFLEKCTQFTLTTLLFSHYFKRRE; translated from the exons ATGGCAGAACATCTAGAACAGAGTCTTTTGTGTACAGAGACCACCAACGTTGGCGATGAAGACAACGGCATGATTGTTGACAAAGTTCTGATTTCTCAGATGGGTTTTCCATTAGAGAGCCAAGAGATTATCAGAGAGatgatggagaaggagaagcaGCATTTGCCAAGTGATGATTACATCAAGAGACTCAGAAGTGGAGATTTGGATTTGAATGCCAGAAGAACAGAAGCTCTGAACTGGATTTGGAAG GCTTGTGAAGAGCACCAGTTTGGACCATTGTGTGTTTGCTTATCAGTGAACTACTTGGACCGGTTCTTGTCGGTCCATGATCACCCT AATATTGACAAAGCTTGGACAATGCAGTTGCTGGCTGTGGCTTGTTTATCCTTGGCAGCCAAAATTGAAGAAACTGAAGTCCCATTGTTAATAGATCTTCAG GTTGGAGATCCTCAGTTTATGTTTGAGCCTAAATCAATCCAAAGAATGGAGCTTTTGGTGTTGAACAGATTGGAATGGAGATTGAGAGCGATAACTCCATGCTCATACATAAGATATTTCCTGAGAAAGATGAGTAAATGTGATCAAGAGCCATCCAACACATTGATATCCAGATCACTACAAGTGATAGCCAGCAAAACCAAAG ACCTTCTGAAGTTGCTGCTGCAGTGGCACTTTCTGTTTCTGGAGAAATGCACACAGTTCACTTTGACAACTCTCCTCTTTTCTCACTACTTCAAAAG GAGAGAGTGA
- the LOC103837581 gene encoding 14-3-3-like protein GF14 kappa isoform X1, whose product MAAATMSRDQYVYMAKLAEQAERYEEMVQFMESLVTSATPSGELTVEERNLLSVAYKNVIGSLRAAWRIVSSIEQKEESSKNEEHVSLVKDYRSKVESELSTICSGILKLLDTHLIPSASASESKVFYLKMKGDYHRYMAEFKSGDERKTAAEDTMVAYKAAQDVAVADLAPTHPIRLGLALNFSVFYYEILNSSEKACSMAKQAFEEAIAELDTLGEESYKDSTLIMQLLRDNLTLWTSDMQEQMDEA is encoded by the exons atggCGGCGGCGACGATGAGCAGAGACCAATACGTCTACATGGCGAAACTCGCCGAGCAAGCGGAGCGTTACGAAGAGATGGTCCAGTTCATGGAAAGCCTCGTAACCTCCGCCACACCTTCCGGCGAGCTCACGGTGGAGGAGAGGAACCTCCTCTCCGTGGCCTACAAGAACGTGATCGGATCTCTTCGAGCCGCGTGGAGGATCGTGTCTTCGATCGAGCAGAAGGAAGAGAGCAGTAAGAACGAGGAACACGTGTCCCTCGTCAAAGACTACAGATCTAAGGTCGAGAGTGAACTCTCCACGATCTGCTCGGGGATCCTCAAGCTGCTCGACACGCATCTGATACCTTCGGCTAGTGCTAGCGAGTCCAAAGTGTTTTACTTGAAGATGAAAGGTGATTACCATCGGTACATGGCTGAGTTCAAATCTGGTGATGAGAGGAAGACGGCTGCTGAAGATACTATGGTCGCTTACAAGGCTGCTCAG GATGTTGCGGTTGCTGATCTAGCGCCTACGCATCCGATCAGGCTGGGTTTGGCTCTTAATTTCTCGGTGTTTTACTACGAGATTCTCAATTCTTCGGAGAAAGCTTGTAGTATGGCTAAACAG GCTTTCGAGGAAGCAATTGCGGAGCTGGACACGTTGGGAGAGGAGTCGTACAAAGACAGTACTCTCATCATGCAGTTGCTAAGGGATAATCTAACCCTCTGGACCTCCGATATGCAG GAGCAGATGGATGAGGCCTGA
- the LOC103837579 gene encoding cyclin-D4-1 isoform X3, whose product MAEHLEQSLLCTETTNVGDEDNGMIVDKVLISQMGFPLESQEIIREMMEKEKQHLPSDDYIKRLRSGDLDLNARRTEALNWIWKACEEHQFGPLCVCLSVNYLDRFLSVHDHPNIDKAWTMQLLAVACLSLAAKIEETEVPLLIDLQVGDPQFMFEPKSIQRMELLVLNRLEWRLRAITPCSYIRYFLRKMSKCDQEPSNTLISRSLQVIASKTKDLLKLLLQWHFLFLEKCTQFTLTTLLFSHYFKRRRNKVSSF is encoded by the exons ATGGCAGAACATCTAGAACAGAGTCTTTTGTGTACAGAGACCACCAACGTTGGCGATGAAGACAACGGCATGATTGTTGACAAAGTTCTGATTTCTCAGATGGGTTTTCCATTAGAGAGCCAAGAGATTATCAGAGAGatgatggagaaggagaagcaGCATTTGCCAAGTGATGATTACATCAAGAGACTCAGAAGTGGAGATTTGGATTTGAATGCCAGAAGAACAGAAGCTCTGAACTGGATTTGGAAG GCTTGTGAAGAGCACCAGTTTGGACCATTGTGTGTTTGCTTATCAGTGAACTACTTGGACCGGTTCTTGTCGGTCCATGATCACCCT AATATTGACAAAGCTTGGACAATGCAGTTGCTGGCTGTGGCTTGTTTATCCTTGGCAGCCAAAATTGAAGAAACTGAAGTCCCATTGTTAATAGATCTTCAG GTTGGAGATCCTCAGTTTATGTTTGAGCCTAAATCAATCCAAAGAATGGAGCTTTTGGTGTTGAACAGATTGGAATGGAGATTGAGAGCGATAACTCCATGCTCATACATAAGATATTTCCTGAGAAAGATGAGTAAATGTGATCAAGAGCCATCCAACACATTGATATCCAGATCACTACAAGTGATAGCCAGCAAAACCAAAG ACCTTCTGAAGTTGCTGCTGCAGTGGCACTTTCTGTTTCTGGAGAAATGCACACAGTTCACTTTGACAACTCTCCTCTTTTCTCACTACTTCAAAAG GAGACGAAACAAAGTGTCaagcttttaa
- the LOC103837579 gene encoding cyclin-D4-1 isoform X2, whose product MAEHLEQSLLCTETTNVGDEDNGMIVDKVLISQMGFPLESQEIIREMMEKEKQHLPSDDYIKRLRSGDLDLNARRTEALNWIWKACEEHQFGPLCVCLSVNYLDRFLSVHDHPNIDKAWTMQLLAVACLSLAAKIEETEVPLLIDLQVGDPQFMFEPKSIQRMELLVLNRLEWRLRAITPCSYIRYFLRKMSKCDQEPSNTLISRSLQVIASKTKGIGFLDFRPSEVAAAVALSVSGEMHTVHFDNSPLFSLLQKETKQSVKLLKTLLVAGESEENWGYDRE is encoded by the exons ATGGCAGAACATCTAGAACAGAGTCTTTTGTGTACAGAGACCACCAACGTTGGCGATGAAGACAACGGCATGATTGTTGACAAAGTTCTGATTTCTCAGATGGGTTTTCCATTAGAGAGCCAAGAGATTATCAGAGAGatgatggagaaggagaagcaGCATTTGCCAAGTGATGATTACATCAAGAGACTCAGAAGTGGAGATTTGGATTTGAATGCCAGAAGAACAGAAGCTCTGAACTGGATTTGGAAG GCTTGTGAAGAGCACCAGTTTGGACCATTGTGTGTTTGCTTATCAGTGAACTACTTGGACCGGTTCTTGTCGGTCCATGATCACCCT AATATTGACAAAGCTTGGACAATGCAGTTGCTGGCTGTGGCTTGTTTATCCTTGGCAGCCAAAATTGAAGAAACTGAAGTCCCATTGTTAATAGATCTTCAG GTTGGAGATCCTCAGTTTATGTTTGAGCCTAAATCAATCCAAAGAATGGAGCTTTTGGTGTTGAACAGATTGGAATGGAGATTGAGAGCGATAACTCCATGCTCATACATAAGATATTTCCTGAGAAAGATGAGTAAATGTGATCAAGAGCCATCCAACACATTGATATCCAGATCACTACAAGTGATAGCCAGCAAAACCAAAG GTATTGGCTTTTTGGATTTTAGACCTTCTGAAGTTGCTGCTGCAGTGGCACTTTCTGTTTCTGGAGAAATGCACACAGTTCACTTTGACAACTCTCCTCTTTTCTCACTACTTCAAAAG GAGACGAAACAAAGTGTCaagcttttaaaaactttgTTGGTTGCAGGAGAGAGTGAAGAAAATTGGGGATATGATAGGGAGTGA
- the LOC103837581 gene encoding 14-3-3-like protein GF14 kappa isoform X2, with amino-acid sequence MAAATMSRDQYVYMAKLAEQAERYEEMVQFMESLVTSATPSGELTVEERNLLSVAYKNVIGSLRAAWRIVSSIEQKEESSKNEEHVSLVKDYRSKVESELSTICSGILKLLDTHLIPSASASESKVFYLKMKGDYHRYMAEFKSGDERKTAAEDTMVAYKAAQDVAVADLAPTHPIRLGLALNFSVFYYEILNSSEKACSMAKQAFEEAIAELDTLGEESYKDSTLIMQLLRDNLTLWTSDMQMDEA; translated from the exons atggCGGCGGCGACGATGAGCAGAGACCAATACGTCTACATGGCGAAACTCGCCGAGCAAGCGGAGCGTTACGAAGAGATGGTCCAGTTCATGGAAAGCCTCGTAACCTCCGCCACACCTTCCGGCGAGCTCACGGTGGAGGAGAGGAACCTCCTCTCCGTGGCCTACAAGAACGTGATCGGATCTCTTCGAGCCGCGTGGAGGATCGTGTCTTCGATCGAGCAGAAGGAAGAGAGCAGTAAGAACGAGGAACACGTGTCCCTCGTCAAAGACTACAGATCTAAGGTCGAGAGTGAACTCTCCACGATCTGCTCGGGGATCCTCAAGCTGCTCGACACGCATCTGATACCTTCGGCTAGTGCTAGCGAGTCCAAAGTGTTTTACTTGAAGATGAAAGGTGATTACCATCGGTACATGGCTGAGTTCAAATCTGGTGATGAGAGGAAGACGGCTGCTGAAGATACTATGGTCGCTTACAAGGCTGCTCAG GATGTTGCGGTTGCTGATCTAGCGCCTACGCATCCGATCAGGCTGGGTTTGGCTCTTAATTTCTCGGTGTTTTACTACGAGATTCTCAATTCTTCGGAGAAAGCTTGTAGTATGGCTAAACAG GCTTTCGAGGAAGCAATTGCGGAGCTGGACACGTTGGGAGAGGAGTCGTACAAAGACAGTACTCTCATCATGCAGTTGCTAAGGGATAATCTAACCCTCTGGACCTCCGATATGCAG ATGGATGAGGCCTGA